The stretch of DNA TAGCCAATACAGGAATATCTATTTCTTGTGCTTTCATTTGGTCGATAATTCTAGTATAACCGTCTATTCCCAAAACAGGGCTTATTTTTTTCTTTGTTGTTGTATACCGAAAAGGCCCCAAGCCAATATAATCCACTTGCTCCTTAGACAGTCGTTGTACATCTTCCCAAGTATTGGCTGTTCCACCAATTATTATATCTCCTACTATTTTCCTAGCTTCTAACGGAGACATATCTTCCTTGCCTAGATGCAATCCATCTGCTTGGACAGCCTTGGCAACAGCTGCATTGTCATTGATGGTTAACTTAACCTGATAGTTTTGGCAAATTGTTTTGGCAGCCATAGCCGTATCCAAGTACTCTTGAAAGGTTACTTCCTTCATCCTTAACTGCACCCATTTACAACCTGCTTGGCAGGCTTCTTTAATCGCTTCTAAATGCGTTAATCCTACCTTAGATTGAGAAACATAATGCAATCGTGGAATCTCTTTTTTTATCATTGTCAATTCTTTTTTTAGGACTTGAACATAGTCCTCCATAAATCGGTATTCTTTGGTTTTTAATCGTTTTCTAATCGCAGAAATAGGAAAGCTAATAATGCCAGAAGCTTGATGTTTTACGGCTATATCTTTCCCTTGATAATCCTTATAAGCAATCCATTCAAAGCCCAGTTGGTCTACTAAATATTGTCCCAAAGCATAGCCCAACCCTGTTGCTATCATAAATTTACGAGGACGTTTCCACCAAGTCGTTTGCATTGCATTTTCAAAGGCATCATCCAATAAGGAAATCGTCAAAGTAGCAATTTCCTTCCCACTGTATTTTTCAATTAGCCCCTCTCCCAATTCCAGCGCATCTTTTTTCCAAGCCAATTCCTTTTTGTTTAATGTTTTTTCTTCGTATTGCCCCATCAATTTATACTACTTATGTTTATAATGATACCCCAATAAAGTGTTATTAGAATTTAAAAATGCCGTGATATAACTTTTGGCCTGTTGGCAAGCTTCTAATAAATCATAACCCAAGGCTAGGTTTGCTACAATTGCCGCAGAGAGCACACAACCAGAGCCATGTTTCTCATAATATACTTTTTGTTGAGGCGCTAAGGTATGTATTGTATTATCTTCTAATAAAAAATCCGTTCCTTTTTGCACCTCGTTATGCCCGCCTTTGTATAACACATTGCAGTAATCCGCTAAGGCTTTGGCAACAGCCATTAGAGCTTGTCCCTCTGTTCCTATCTTTTTCAATTCTTGTGCATTGGGAGTCAGTAAATAAACATTCGAAAGCCATTGTTTTAATGTTTCTAAGCTTACTTCTTCATGGAAATTAAATCCTGCGCTTGCTCTAAAAATCGGATCGACAACAATCTTTAAAGAAGGATTTAACCTTAGCAAATGTTTGGTGATAGCCGCTAAAACTTCCCAATTTTGAATCAAACCTATTTTACAAAAATGAATGGGGTATTCTTGAAACAATATGCTTATTTGTGCCTTTATCAAGTCTTGATCGACCCAGTCTACCCGCCTAAAAACAGACTCATGCTGAACCGTTATGGCAGTAGCAACTGTCAGCCCATAAACCCCCTGCGCTTCCATTGTTTTGGCATCTGCAACCAAACCTGCACCACCACTAGGGTCAAAGCCTGCAATGCTCAACGCATAGGGTCTATTGCTTGTATTTTTTTGCATAATTTCTGGTAATTTTCTAGTGCTGAAGCCTTGCCATTCCACACTGCCCCCAAAAAAGCAACCGCTTTGAACCCACGCTCATAAGCAGCTGCTAAAGTTCTCGCATTAACTCCTCCCAAAGCGATCAATTGGAACGGGAAAGACAAATCATGTATGCTCCAATTTTCTGTTGGTTGATAATTGGGTTTAGAAATACTTGGAAAAACAGGGCTCAACGTCACATAATCCAATTGCTTTGGTAAGGTTAAAAGATCTATTCTTTGGTGAATTGCTGTGCCTATTATTCGGTCTTTAGCATGACACGTTTCTATTAGTTGTTTTAATGCCTCAGAAGATAGCGCTCTACGAGCAGACTCTGTTAAGTGTACCCCCAATAAATTAAATTCTTCGACCAGTTCTAAATGCTGATGAAGGATAATTCTAGCATAAAATTTAGCATTAATTTTTTTTAGTAAGTCAACACAATCTGCCTTAGTTGCCATTGGTTTTCTAAGATGCAAGCAAGGTAAACCATTTTCAAATAAATGATTCAGGATAAGTGCTTCTTCTTGAAAAAAAATAGGCGTTGAGTACAATCTATGCTCCATATTTTAGCGTAAATTTAAATGACACCTAAGTCGCCCAAAACTTTACCAACAATGGTCTTTCTACACATCATAAAATCATTGTCTTTGATAGCTCCCACTGCCGCTTCTATATTATTAACAAAAACAAAACGCTCTCCATCAGGACGTTCTATATACCCCACAAACCAGCCAATATTTCTATTGCCATCAATCGCCCAACCCGTCTTGCCTCTCATAACCATTCCAGAAGAATCAGAAGCAATCACCATAATGTCCCTCATTTTTTGCTGAGTAGAGGGCTTGATCGGTAACTCATTATTTGCCAACCGCTCTATAAAATCAAGCTGTTGATAGGGCGTTACCGTAGATTTCCCTTTCAACCAAAAATCAGAAATGGTTTCTTTTCTAATGTCCATTTTGCCAAACTGCAATTTATTAACCCATTCTTGCATCCGTAAAGGTCCTATACGCCTAGCAATCTCTTGATAATAAGGTACACAAGAAACCTTAAAAGCCGTTTTCATAGTATGATCCTGATTCCAAACTGCAATTTGACGAACAACAGAGTCCCATTTAATTAACATATTTTCGTCTGTTGCAACCCCTGTCTCTAAAGCAGTTATAGAATTGACAATTTTAAAAGTAGATGCAGGCAAGAAGCCCTGTAAACAACGGTTCGAATTGTAAACATACAGCTGTTTACTATTTAATGATTTTAACAAAAAACAACCTTCCACAGCATATTCTTTGTACAAAGCATCCAAGTCTAACTTGGCAGATTCATTCGTTTCGGTACAACTAACACAGATACAAATGAACGGAATTAATAACAATAAAAATGGTTTCATAATTTGAATTTTAAATAACTCTAGCAATAAAAATTACACCTTTGTTAGGTTAGACTTCTCCTTCAATTAATTCCCTCTCCTTTGCCACCAAAATAAACAATTGCTCAATTAATTTATATCATTCTACCCAATAGTTCATTGATTTTTTGTTTTTTTGCTGACCAAATACAAAGTAAACGAACAATAAGACCATGAAATAAAAATATTAAAATCGTTTCTCCCAATCGTCCCAATATCAACCAAGTAATATGATGCAGCACAAAAAGAAGTTTTTATTTATTCTAGCGGTCGCTCTTTTTTTCTTTTTGGAAGCTTGCCAGAAAGAATATTCCTTTGACCCGAAGTACTTTCCTGAACAACTTTCTGATACAGATATTTTCAGTGGAAATATCGCTAATTTAACCCCTTCCCCCAACTATCATTTGTATGAATTATCTTCTGGGCTTTTTTCTGATTATTCGGAAAAACAACGATTAATTAAACTGCCTACAGGCACTCAATTGACCCAAACAGGTTATGCCCTGCCTGATTTCCCCGATGGCACTACTCTTGTCAAGACGTTTTATTATTGGAATGACGAAAGAGACACTACTCAAGGAAAAAAGATTGTTGAAACAAGGCTTTTAGTCCTAAATGAAGGAGAATGGCAAACGGCCGTCTATCAATGGAATACGGCTCAAACCGAAGCCTATTTATTAAGTAGTGGCGCTAATTTACCTATCCATTGGATCAATAAAAAAGGAGAGCCACAAATAACAACCTACCATATTCCCAATTTACAGGAGTGCCTTACTTGCCATCAAGTAGATGAACAAATGGAACCCACTGGTTTTAAACTGCACAATTTAAATAGACTGGTCAAAAAAGGAGGACAAAACGTTAACCAATTGGCTTATTTCCAAACAATTAATTTAATCAACCAGTTTGATTGGAATAATTTAGAAAAATTACCCAGTTACAAGGATCATAGCCTGCCTGATGCCGAAAGAAGTCGGGCTTATATGGATATTAATTGCGCTCATTGTCATTCTCCTGCGGGTATGATGGGGGACATGGATTTAGACTTAAGATACTATACTCCTATTGAACATACAGGAATTCTTAGCCGCAAGGACAAAATGCTCGACCAAATGGCATCGGGGTATATGCCACTGATAGGAACAAGCCTAGTAGACCAAGAATACATCGATCAAACCATTCAATATTTAAATAGTTTATAACATGAGATATTTAGTTTTAATCGTTATCCTCTTGTACACTGTTTATCAAGGGCAAGCACAAGAAACAGCTACCTTAAATAGCAAATGGTCTTTGGAAGCGCTATTTTCTCCTAATTTTTCTTATCGGATATTGACCAATTCGGGCAGCGAGAAATGGCTAAAAGAAGAACGAGAACGCACAGAAATTGGTCGTTTAGGTTATAGTGCCAGATTTATGATCAACTATCATTTGCACGAGCGCTGGCACCTTGGATTTGGCGCAGCTTATTCTAGTATTGGTTACAATACTCGCCCAACCTCCATTGCGTGGAACGCTTCTATTAAT from Aureispira anguillae encodes:
- a CDS encoding thiamine phosphate synthase; translation: MGQYEEKTLNKKELAWKKDALELGEGLIEKYSGKEIATLTISLLDDAFENAMQTTWWKRPRKFMIATGLGYALGQYLVDQLGFEWIAYKDYQGKDIAVKHQASGIISFPISAIRKRLKTKEYRFMEDYVQVLKKELTMIKKEIPRLHYVSQSKVGLTHLEAIKEACQAGCKWVQLRMKEVTFQEYLDTAMAAKTICQNYQVKLTINDNAAVAKAVQADGLHLGKEDMSPLEARKIVGDIIIGGTANTWEDVQRLSKEQVDYIGLGPFRYTTTKKKISPVLGIDGYTRIIDQMKAQEIDIPVLAIGGINPSDIKAILSTGVWGIAASGLITNAKDKQKTCTEIMQQLKD
- a CDS encoding hydroxymethylpyrimidine/phosphomethylpyrimidine kinase, with protein sequence MQKNTSNRPYALSIAGFDPSGGAGLVADAKTMEAQGVYGLTVATAITVQHESVFRRVDWVDQDLIKAQISILFQEYPIHFCKIGLIQNWEVLAAITKHLLRLNPSLKIVVDPIFRASAGFNFHEEVSLETLKQWLSNVYLLTPNAQELKKIGTEGQALMAVAKALADYCNVLYKGGHNEVQKGTDFLLEDNTIHTLAPQQKVYYEKHGSGCVLSAAIVANLALGYDLLEACQQAKSYITAFLNSNNTLLGYHYKHK
- a CDS encoding thiamine phosphate synthase: MEHRLYSTPIFFQEEALILNHLFENGLPCLHLRKPMATKADCVDLLKKINAKFYARIILHQHLELVEEFNLLGVHLTESARRALSSEALKQLIETCHAKDRIIGTAIHQRIDLLTLPKQLDYVTLSPVFPSISKPNYQPTENWSIHDLSFPFQLIALGGVNARTLAAAYERGFKAVAFLGAVWNGKASALENYQKLCKKIQAIDPMR
- a CDS encoding penicillin-binding transpeptidase domain-containing protein — its product is MKPFLLLLIPFICICVSCTETNESAKLDLDALYKEYAVEGCFLLKSLNSKQLYVYNSNRCLQGFLPASTFKIVNSITALETGVATDENMLIKWDSVVRQIAVWNQDHTMKTAFKVSCVPYYQEIARRIGPLRMQEWVNKLQFGKMDIRKETISDFWLKGKSTVTPYQQLDFIERLANNELPIKPSTQQKMRDIMVIASDSSGMVMRGKTGWAIDGNRNIGWFVGYIERPDGERFVFVNNIEAAVGAIKDNDFMMCRKTIVGKVLGDLGVI